The Bubalus bubalis isolate 160015118507 breed Murrah chromosome 18, NDDB_SH_1, whole genome shotgun sequence genome contains a region encoding:
- the ZNF565 gene encoding zinc finger protein 565 isoform X2 yields MSFNWELMESLQCYGEDWAYKGQFEKQQVNHECCFKQVTYGNMPTFECGHTSLTLHPSSETGEKSIECNECGKAFSRGSHLIQHQKTHTGEKPFECKECGKAFSRTSHLVQHQRIHTGEKPYDCKECGKAFGRTSELILHQRLHTGVKPYECKECGKAFRQHSQLILHHRTHTGEKPYVCKDCGKAFIRGSQLTVHRRIHTGARPYQCKECGKAFRQHSQLTVHQRIHTGEKPYECKECGKGFIHSSEVTRHQRIHSGEKPYECKECGKAFRQHAQLTRHQRVHTGDRPYECKDCGKAFSRSSYLIQHQRIHTGDKPYECKECGKAFIRVSQLTHHQRIHTCEKPYQCRECGMAFIRSSQLTEHQRIHPGIKPYECRECGQAFILGSQLIEHYRIHTG; encoded by the coding sequence ATGTCATTCAATTGGGAGCTAATGGAAAGCCTTCAGTGCTATGGTGAAGACTGGGCATACAAAGGCCAGTTCGAAAAACAACAAGTAAATCATGAGTGCTGTTTTAAGCAAGTGACCTATGGAAACATGCCCACTTTTGAGTGTGGGCATACATCACTCACCTTACATCCCAGCAGTGAGACTGGTGAGAAGTCGAttgaatgtaatgaatgtgggaaagcATTCAGCCGTGGCTCACACCTTATTCAACATCAGAAAACTCATACTGGTGAAAAGCCCtttgaatgtaaggaatgtgggaaggccttcagTCGTACCTCACACCTTGTtcaacatcagagaattcatacaggTGAGAAACCTTATGACTGCAAGGAGTGTGGGAAGGCCTTTGGTCGAACTTCAGAACTCATTCTCCATCAGAGACTTCATACAGGTGTCAAACCTTACgaatgtaaagaatgtggaaaGGCCTTTCGACAGCATTCACAACTTATTCTGCATCATAGGACTCATACAGGTGAGAAACCCTACGTCTGTAAAGACTGTGGCAAGGCTTTTATTCGTGGCTCACAACTTACTGTTCATCGGCGAATTCATACAGGTGCTAGACCCTATCAGTGTAAagaatgtgggaaggcctttagACAGCATTCACAACTTACTgtacatcagagaattcataccggggagaaaccctatgaatgtaaggaatgtggcAAGGGCTTTATTCATAGCTCAGAAGTTACTCGACATCAAAGAATTCATTCTggggagaaaccctatgaatgtaaagaatgtgggaaggcctttagACAGCATGCACAGCTTACACGACATCAGAGAGTTCATACAGGTGACAGACCCTATGAGTGTAAGGACTGTGGAAAGGCCTTCAGTCGTAGTTCATACCTTATTCAACATCAAAGAATTCATACAGGTGACAAGCCCTATGAATGCaaggaatgtgggaaagcctttattCGTGTTTCACAACTGACTCATCACCAGCGAATTCATACTTGTGAGAAACCCTATCAATGTAGGGAATGTGGAATGGCCTTCATTCGTAGTTCACAACTTACTGAACATCAAAGAATTCATCCTGGTATCAAACCTTATGAATGTAGAGAATGTGGGCAGGCCTTTATTCTTGGCTCACAGCTCATCGAACACTACAGAATTCACACTGGCTAG